The genome window GTGGAATCGTAAACTTCAGCAAGTAACGGGACTGGCGGAAGAAGAGGTGATTGCCAAACCATGGCTGGATGTGGCAGCAGAGTTTTTTGTTGAAAGCCGGGAGCAATTGGCCCCCCTGATGGCCATTGAAGGATCTCCTGATGGTTCCAAGTCCGGCAGGCGTTTGACCATGATCACCCCTGATGATGGGATGACCGCTGTCGAGCTGCTTTTTTATCCTGTTGCTCCAGGCCCAGAACAGGGAATGATTGCCGGCCAGCGACTGGTGGGTATCTTCTCCTGGCCAGCGGGAAAAAGGGAGGGCGACGAACTGTCGCCTGAAGCTGCTGCAGATGGACCGATAACCGGAATGCCCAACCAGTATGAATTATCTTTAATGATGCCGCAACAATTAGCATTGCTGTCCCGCTATAACATTCCCTTTTCCCTGCTTTTTCTGGAATTAAAAAATTATCAGGTTCTGCTTGATTCTCTTGGCCTTGAATCTTGGAAAGCGACCCTCAGGGTGATCTACGGAAGCCTGCAGGCGATCATTCGCCGGGCCGATTTTGTCGGCAGCTATGATCATGCCACCTTCTGGGTTTTGCTGGCCAATGCGTCGCAGGAGGGAAGCCGCCGGGTGGCCGAGAAGATGATTCGTCATGCTTCCCGGATTACGGTGGAGAATGCCCAGGTACGTCTTGACGTCGTGGTGGGTGGTGCCGTTGCCCGCAGTGACGAAGCTCCCCAGCAGTTTTTTGCCCGGGCTCAGAGTGCCTTGCAGCAGGCCGTCCAGATTTCTGAAGGTATTGTCATTGAGGAGTAGGGTTCTCATCTGTGCCGCCATCCGCCAGGAGCTGGAGCCGTTGCTTGCGGATGGTTTTGCCGAAGTGGAAAAAGATATTTTTATGCATCGCTGCCAACCGTTGGTTGCTGCCCCTCTGGGGATTGGCACCTGCGGTTTTTTATTGGGATTCACCCGTCTGGTACAACGGTTTGCCGTCTCCCGGGCCCTGTTGACTGGTACCTGCGGCATTTATCCCGGGGCAGTTGATGAGTTTCCCCTGGGCTCACTCTTCAGCCCATCACTCTCCTGTCTCGGGGCGGCTGCCGTTGCTCAAGACCAAGGCTATGTGCCGGACGTTGTTGCCCAGGAGTTTGCATTGCATCCCGGTGAATGGCAACAGCATGGGGGGGTGGGCAGCGGCCGCTGCCTGACGCTGACGGCAATTACTGCCGATGATCTTTTGGCTGAGCAGCTGGGTGCGTATTATCGGGCGGTGGCCGAACAGATGGAGTGTTTTGCTTTTGCCGCCGCCTGCCACGCCTATGGAATCAGCGGCTCGGCTCTCTTTGCGGTCAGTAACGTGGTTGGCCGTGATGGCCATGTACAGTGGCGTTCCACCCACGCCCGGGTGGTGGAAAAATCAGCTGCCTGTATCAGGACAGCCCTCGCCGATAGTTGATGGTTTCGGGGAAATATTCAGTGTGCCGCTGCATTGGATAATTCCTGAACCAGAAAACTGTCAGGGTTCATCCTGCCGCCTATTCTTGCCGGTCATGGTGCCCTGGTTCTCTGCTGTTTGGTGCTTACCAAGAGGAGATATGCCTGGAGGGGCGCCCTTGACAGCCGGAATCCATTCTTTTCCAATCCCTATCATTGAACGTCGGGTTCACCACTCCTGGGCTTGACGACGTGGTGCTGTCGGTTGTTGGTCGAACGCAAAGCGTCTATCCGTTTGAGCAACGGCGGATGGGAATAATGGAGCAAAACATAGAAGGGATGGGGTGTCAGGTTGACCAGATTGCCGGCTGCAAGTTTTTTCAGGGCAGCTATCAGTGGTTCAGGGTTGCCGCAAGTTTGCGCGGCAAACGCATCTGCCTCATATTCGTCTTTCCGGGAGAGGTGCTGCAGGCCGAGAGCCAGGAAAAACTCCACCGGGGTATAGAGTATGGCAAAGAGAACCACGCCGGCATAGATGGACAGGTGGTCAAGGTAAAAAGCTGCAAACAGGGACGGTCGGCTGATGAACTGCTGGAGAAGGTAGAACATGATGCCGATGTGGGCGATTGATAGGAGAAGGTTTTTTAACAGGTGTTTTTTGCGGTAGTGGCCGATTTCATGGGCCAGGATCGCCACCAGCTCCTCGGCGGTATGCTGCCCAACCAGGGTGTCGAAAAGTGCGATGCGGCGATGCTTGCCGAAGCCGGTAAAAAAGGCATTGGCTTTGCTGGAGCGGCGCGATCCATCAATGATGAAGACGTTGTCAAGGGGGAAGTTGACCGAGCGGGCATAGGCGAGGATTGCCGTTCGTAATGGCCCTTCGTCCAGTGGCGTAAATTTGTTGAACAGTGGCAGAATCCAGGAGGGGGCAATGAATTGTCCAGCCAGGAGTACCACGGTGGTGATCAGCCAGCAGTACAACCAGGCAGCTGGGCCGGTTTTTTCAAGAAACAGCAGGATGCCCGCCAGCAGTGGGCCGACCAGCAGTACGGCCAGCAGCAGGCCTTTCAGGCGGTCGCCAGCAAAGGTTGCCATGGTGGTTTTGTTGAAGCCAAAACGCGCTTCAATAACAAATGTGCTGTAAAAGCTGAAGGGCAGGCCAAGGAGCAGCTTCAGTAGGAGCAGAAGACCTATATAGCAGAGGCCGCTTGGCAGGGGCGGCAACTGCCAGCTCCTGACCAGCAGATCGAGATGGTTGAAACCACCGCTAAACCAGAAAACCAGGGTGACCA of Candidatus Anaeroferrophillus wilburensis contains these proteins:
- a CDS encoding diguanylate cyclase, which produces MKNQVVDVQLLRLIADTVPCGVVVVSAAGIVELWNRKLQQVTGLAEEEVIAKPWLDVAAEFFVESREQLAPLMAIEGSPDGSKSGRRLTMITPDDGMTAVELLFYPVAPGPEQGMIAGQRLVGIFSWPAGKREGDELSPEAAADGPITGMPNQYELSLMMPQQLALLSRYNIPFSLLFLELKNYQVLLDSLGLESWKATLRVIYGSLQAIIRRADFVGSYDHATFWVLLANASQEGSRRVAEKMIRHASRITVENAQVRLDVVVGGAVARSDEAPQQFFARAQSALQQAVQISEGIVIEE
- a CDS encoding M48 family metallopeptidase — its product is MNIYGFIILSALLAEYTLQLAADQLNLKALRHEVPEQFQDVFPADRYRHAQDYLRATTRLGRLTATISLMVTLVFWFSGGFNHLDLLVRSWQLPPLPSGLCYIGLLLLLKLLLGLPFSFYSTFVIEARFGFNKTTMATFAGDRLKGLLLAVLLVGPLLAGILLFLEKTGPAAWLYCWLITTVVLLAGQFIAPSWILPLFNKFTPLDEGPLRTAILAYARSVNFPLDNVFIIDGSRRSSKANAFFTGFGKHRRIALFDTLVGQHTAEELVAILAHEIGHYRKKHLLKNLLLSIAHIGIMFYLLQQFISRPSLFAAFYLDHLSIYAGVVLFAILYTPVEFFLALGLQHLSRKDEYEADAFAAQTCGNPEPLIAALKKLAAGNLVNLTPHPFYVLLHYSHPPLLKRIDALRSTNNRQHHVVKPRSGEPDVQ